The Metabacillus litoralis genome contains a region encoding:
- a CDS encoding murein hydrolase activator EnvC family protein codes for MNRKLMTFSLAAVLGTSTLLLPNHHLGFAQTLQEKKQEIEQKQSDVSSDLDQKESEISELKDQEAKLDEEIKKIDTQFAETNGKIREQEASIEESRKQIEELKVEIEEVKARIAERNKLLEDRARTLQESGGMISYLDVLLGAQSFGDFVGRVNAVTTIVEADREIIKAHEADKQTLEQAEADLNKKLVELENALTELETLKQQLAGQKKKKEELMAQVQVQHDEAIHEMHELEDEAAFLEEQKTAIEAEEKRQREAAAAEAKRKAEAAAANKSSSGSSGSSNNSSSQTPAVTSGSFMWPASGSFTSGYGYRIHPVTGGKKLHSGIDIANSADVPIVAAAGGTVIRANYSSSYGNVVYISHKINGQVYTTVYAHMEQFYVKSGQSVSKGQQIGIMGNTGRSTGQHLHFEIHKGPWNGSSSSVNPLDYLP; via the coding sequence ATGAATCGAAAACTAATGACGTTTAGCTTGGCTGCTGTTTTAGGGACAAGCACATTATTACTACCTAATCACCACCTTGGCTTCGCTCAAACGTTACAGGAAAAGAAGCAGGAAATAGAGCAAAAACAATCAGACGTATCATCTGATCTTGATCAAAAGGAAAGTGAAATCTCAGAGCTTAAAGATCAAGAAGCGAAATTAGATGAAGAAATTAAAAAAATTGACACGCAATTTGCTGAAACGAACGGGAAAATTCGTGAACAAGAGGCTAGTATTGAAGAGTCTAGAAAGCAAATTGAAGAACTAAAAGTAGAGATTGAAGAAGTAAAAGCTCGTATTGCTGAACGTAATAAGCTTTTAGAAGATCGTGCTCGCACGCTACAAGAATCTGGCGGTATGATTAGTTATTTAGATGTGCTCCTAGGTGCTCAAAGCTTTGGAGATTTTGTTGGTCGTGTTAATGCGGTCACAACAATTGTAGAAGCAGATCGCGAAATTATTAAAGCTCATGAAGCAGACAAGCAAACGCTAGAGCAAGCAGAGGCAGATCTAAATAAAAAACTAGTAGAACTTGAAAATGCTTTAACAGAATTAGAAACTCTTAAACAGCAATTAGCTGGTCAAAAGAAGAAAAAAGAAGAGTTAATGGCTCAAGTTCAAGTTCAGCATGATGAAGCCATTCATGAAATGCATGAATTAGAAGATGAAGCAGCATTTTTAGAAGAGCAAAAGACAGCAATTGAAGCTGAAGAAAAGCGTCAGCGTGAAGCAGCAGCCGCGGAAGCTAAACGAAAAGCAGAGGCAGCAGCAGCTAATAAATCTAGCTCAGGTTCTTCTGGCTCAAGTAATAATTCATCTTCACAAACACCAGCTGTAACAAGTGGAAGCTTTATGTGGCCTGCATCTGGTTCCTTCACATCAGGATATGGCTACCGTATTCACCCTGTAACAGGTGGTAAGAAGTTGCACTCTGGTATTGATATTGCCAACAGTGCAGATGTTCCGATTGTCGCTGCAGCAGGAGGTACAGTAATTCGTGCCAACTATTCTAGCAGTTACGGAAATGTCGTGTACATTTCTCATAAAATTAATGGACAAGTGTACACAACTGTCTATGCTCATATGGAACAATTCTATGTGAAATCAGGACAATCTGTTTCAAAAGGTCAGCAAATTGGCATCATGGGAAATACAGGTCGTTCAACAGGACAGCATTTACACTTTGAAATTCATAAAGGGCCATGGAACGGATCTTCAAGCTCTGTCAATCCATTGGACTATTTACCATAA
- a CDS encoding swarming motility protein SwrAA yields the protein MRNSSLQKEQVYQEFLTELMESSSEHKFHTSPSKPVRLFSMYIANYTSIKKIQQIDQECVKAFFAYLLKNHKRLSLSLSDIKKSIKTIVLILGIEEDECFSDFSLSNTCIWNNLK from the coding sequence ATGAGAAATTCCAGTTTACAAAAGGAGCAGGTGTATCAGGAGTTTTTAACTGAGTTGATGGAAAGCAGTTCTGAACATAAGTTTCACACTAGCCCTAGTAAGCCTGTTCGGTTGTTTAGTATGTATATTGCCAACTACACAAGCATCAAAAAAATACAGCAGATTGATCAAGAATGTGTGAAAGCATTTTTTGCTTATCTCTTAAAAAATCATAAACGACTTTCGCTTTCTCTTTCAGATATAAAAAAATCGATTAAAACGATTGTTCTTATTTTAGGTATTGAGGAAGATGAGTGCTTTAGTGATTTTTCACTTTCTAACACGTGTATTTGGAACAACTTAAAATAA
- a CDS encoding S41 family peptidase, with protein MNQKITAFLLALGVLVGAGGMFVGLELTEDPAPKEAEAIPTFGNVFQSEEEQASEIEGFDKFKQALELISTKYVEDVDEEELLEGAIQGMLSTLEDPYSVYMDKETAAQFSQSLDSSFEGIGAEVGMQEGRVTIVSPFKGSPAEKAGLQPNDQIVSIDGENVEGLDLHETVLKIRGKKGTKVAIEVVRPNTREKLTFDVVRDEIPLETVFGSTKDYQGKKVGYIQITSFSENTAKDFKETLTKLEKDNIEGLVLDVRGNPGGYLQSVEEILKEFVTKDQPYIQIQERNGDKKRYFSTLSEKKDYPVSVLIDKGSASASEILAGALKEASGYDIVGVTSFGKGTVQQAVPMGDGSNIKLTLYKWLTPEGNWIHKKGVEPTIKVEQPALYQASPLQIEEALTFDMNNDQIKTAQLALKGLGFEPGREDGYFSKATENAVKAFQQTNELPISGKIDLQTADTLNQKVVELRGKEDNDVQLKMAIKSLFK; from the coding sequence ATGAATCAGAAAATCACAGCATTTTTACTAGCACTTGGCGTACTCGTTGGCGCAGGTGGAATGTTTGTAGGATTAGAGCTTACAGAAGATCCAGCACCCAAGGAAGCTGAAGCCATCCCAACCTTTGGGAATGTGTTTCAATCTGAAGAAGAACAAGCATCTGAAATTGAAGGGTTTGATAAGTTTAAGCAAGCTCTTGAGTTAATCTCAACAAAATATGTTGAGGATGTTGATGAAGAAGAGCTATTAGAAGGCGCGATTCAGGGTATGCTTTCAACGCTTGAAGATCCATACTCTGTATATATGGACAAAGAAACAGCAGCACAGTTTTCACAATCACTTGATTCCTCCTTTGAGGGAATTGGTGCTGAGGTTGGTATGCAAGAAGGTAGAGTAACGATTGTTTCTCCATTTAAAGGCTCTCCTGCTGAAAAAGCAGGTCTTCAGCCAAACGATCAAATCGTGAGCATTGATGGAGAAAATGTTGAAGGCCTTGATTTACACGAAACGGTGTTAAAAATTCGTGGAAAAAAAGGAACAAAAGTCGCGATTGAGGTTGTTCGTCCGAACACAAGAGAAAAATTAACATTTGATGTTGTTCGTGATGAAATTCCGTTAGAAACAGTCTTCGGTTCAACAAAGGATTATCAAGGGAAAAAGGTTGGTTACATTCAAATTACTTCTTTCTCTGAAAACACAGCAAAAGATTTTAAAGAAACACTAACAAAGCTAGAGAAGGACAATATTGAAGGACTTGTGTTAGATGTTCGTGGAAATCCTGGAGGCTACTTACAAAGTGTTGAAGAAATATTGAAAGAGTTTGTAACGAAGGATCAACCTTATATCCAAATTCAAGAACGCAATGGAGATAAAAAGCGTTATTTCTCTACACTTTCTGAGAAAAAAGATTATCCTGTTTCTGTGTTAATTGATAAAGGAAGTGCTTCTGCTTCTGAAATCTTAGCAGGTGCGTTAAAAGAAGCATCAGGATATGATATTGTTGGTGTGACCTCGTTCGGTAAAGGAACGGTTCAACAGGCTGTTCCAATGGGAGATGGCAGCAATATCAAGTTAACTCTCTACAAATGGTTAACACCTGAAGGCAATTGGATTCACAAAAAGGGTGTGGAGCCAACGATTAAGGTTGAACAGCCGGCACTATATCAAGCGAGTCCTTTACAAATCGAAGAGGCGTTAACGTTTGATATGAATAATGACCAAATTAAAACCGCACAGCTTGCGTTAAAAGGTTTAGGCTTTGAACCTGGAAGAGAGGACGGCTACTTTAGTAAAGCGACAGAAAATGCCGTAAAAGCTTTCCAGCAAACAAATGAGCTCCCGATCAGCGGGAAAATTGACTTGCAAACAGCAGACACTCTAAATCAAAAGGTAGTAGAGCTGCGAGGAAAAGAAGACAACGATGTTCAGTTAAAAATGGCGATTAAATCGTTGTTTAAATAA